The Sorangiineae bacterium MSr11367 genome window below encodes:
- a CDS encoding 3-hydroxyacyl-CoA dehydrogenase NAD-binding domain-containing protein — protein sequence MAPTRTLEFTSVGVVGAGVMGVGVAQDLAQTGHHVVLVDISDNVLERARKEIRNGVRAFALFGKSAQKVDVKEVLKRITFTTDYARLSDVDFVIENVTEKWPIKKEVYERIDPICRPEVVFAVDTSAISITRVASVTKRPSQVLGMHFMNPVPLKPMVEVIRGFHTTPETIDTGKRLLAEMNKAAVVVEDVPGFVSNRVLMLTINEAVFLVQDRVASAADVDKIFKGCFEHKMGPLETADLIGLDTILYSIEVLYESFNDDKYRPCPLLKKMVDAGLHGRKSGRGFYDYS from the coding sequence ATGGCCCCGACGCGCACATTGGAATTTACCTCCGTCGGCGTCGTGGGCGCCGGCGTCATGGGGGTCGGCGTCGCGCAAGACCTCGCACAGACGGGCCACCACGTGGTGCTGGTCGACATCTCCGACAACGTGCTCGAACGCGCCCGCAAAGAAATACGTAACGGGGTTCGTGCGTTCGCCCTTTTTGGCAAGTCGGCCCAGAAGGTCGACGTCAAAGAAGTGCTCAAGCGCATCACCTTTACCACCGACTACGCACGCTTGTCGGATGTCGACTTCGTCATCGAAAACGTGACGGAGAAGTGGCCCATCAAAAAAGAGGTCTACGAGCGCATCGATCCCATTTGCCGGCCGGAGGTGGTCTTCGCCGTCGATACGTCGGCCATATCCATCACCCGCGTCGCTTCCGTCACCAAACGCCCCTCGCAGGTCTTGGGTATGCACTTCATGAACCCGGTGCCACTCAAGCCCATGGTCGAGGTCATTCGCGGATTTCACACGACCCCGGAGACCATCGACACCGGCAAGCGGCTGCTCGCCGAGATGAACAAGGCGGCTGTCGTCGTGGAAGACGTTCCCGGATTCGTCTCCAACCGCGTCCTGATGCTGACCATCAACGAGGCGGTCTTCCTCGTGCAGGACCGCGTGGCCAGCGCGGCCGACGTCGACAAGATTTTCAAAGGCTGCTTCGAGCACAAAATGGGTCCGCTGGAGACGGCGGACCTCATTGGGCTCGATACCATTCTTTATTCGATCGAGGTTCTCTACGAGAGCTTCAACGACGACAAATATCGACCTTGTCCGCTCCTCAAGAAGATGGTGGACGCAGGCCTGCACGGCCGCAAATCCGGGCGCGGGTTTTACGATTACTCCTGA
- a CDS encoding acyl carrier protein, whose product MITRDDILRLFIAAEIHVTGSELDDHAPLAQQGLDSLDMANLLFQLEQSYQFSISPTEASRLRTLQDMIDCASARTAGRAANAR is encoded by the coding sequence ATGATTACGAGAGACGACATTCTTCGATTGTTCATCGCAGCCGAAATTCACGTCACCGGGTCCGAGCTGGACGATCACGCGCCCCTGGCGCAGCAAGGGCTGGACTCGCTCGATATGGCGAATCTGCTCTTTCAGCTAGAGCAGTCCTACCAATTCTCCATTTCTCCCACGGAGGCCAGCCGGCTGCGCACCCTTCAGGACATGATCGACTGCGCCAGCGCCCGTACGGCGGGTCGTGCCGCGAACGCGAGATGA
- a CDS encoding phosphopantetheine-binding protein, whose translation MTSDDRKTKIRNYLTKFFPGHELRDEDDIFSLGFVNSMFAIQLVNFIEHEFGIEIDNEDMELDNFRSVRALVALVQKKAA comes from the coding sequence ATGACGTCGGATGACCGCAAAACGAAGATCCGCAATTACTTGACCAAATTCTTCCCCGGGCACGAGCTCCGGGACGAGGACGATATCTTCAGTCTGGGATTCGTCAATTCGATGTTCGCCATTCAGCTCGTCAACTTCATCGAGCACGAGTTTGGCATCGAGATCGACAACGAGGACATGGAACTCGACAATTTTCGCTCGGTTCGGGCCCTGGTGGCCCTCGTGCAAAAGAAAGCCGCATGA
- a CDS encoding amino acid adenylation domain-containing protein — protein sequence MNLQDILSLSVTNGVKLSVDGENLTYRAPKGAMTKELRDAIVARKKDLIAVLKRGGLHATASPIPRATVPETEPAPLSPSQKGLWLVDRVVGQSSMYNVHIGLQWKGLLDRRILTCSLEAIVSRHTALRTTFPEIDGKPCAITRLEATVELPHVDLRDASPERRATETERLIRVHRDTPFDLARGPLLRAQVITIADDEHILLVTQHHIITDAWSIGIFMTELSRNYHAFAQGELPSPIEPEVRYSDYARWLDQRRTQETYKQSLTWWKEHLQKLPRLKLPYDRAPAGVGGDEGDIHAFSLSPTTTSRLKALADRERCTLFAVLLTGWAILLHRYGSQTDFPIGTVSAGRDRSELRDLIGLFANTVVLRCDLSGDPTVAAAIGRLRDEAESSLENELPFIDVVNAVGAPRGLSLNPLVQATLVFENAPVLDAGLGSDNRRLLVDLLDASIKGTAKFELSLVMKEEGDAIGAFIEYSTALFDAATIERMAGHLARLFDDLAARPDTPISELSILSDAEREKLLVEWNATSAPREPRCVHELFEAQAARTPGTDAVVFGNESLSYGELNRRSNQLAHHLRTLGVGPETLVGICVERSLEMVIGLLGILKAGGAYVPLDPSYPEERVAYMLTDAEPTCVLREADLRAIELEAYPSDNPDSAGHKPEQLAYVIYTSGSTGRPKGVMIEHRNVVNFLWTMREAPGISADDVLLAVTSLSFDIAALEMFLPLVCGARIVVATREEAANAELLKALLERAGVTMMQATPSTWRMLTQEPWPSLPHALKVLCGGEALPVSLAEQLLKEVPEVWNLYGPTETTIWSTLARLTSADPTIGRPIANTQIYLLDAALEPVPIGVPGELYIGGDGVARGYLNEPTLTSERFLRNPFGEGKLYRTGDLGRYLPDGSIEFLGRADHQVKIRGFRIELGEIEAVLGKHPSVRDAVVTAREDTPGNKRLVGYLVLRKDATVPGAADLRDYLGSKLPPYMIPSAFVWLDTMPLTTNGKVDRSALPAPNGQRPEQEHDFVAARTPVEAELTRIWAEVLRLDRVGVEDNFFALGGDSILAIQVISKAQHAGLTLSVRHLFEHQTIAGLATRAAGGAPCPAEQGVVTGPVPLTPIQRWYFEQDLAEPHHYNQAFMFEVRKPLDVDALQRAIGHLVQHHDALRLRFVRDGASMSQINAAADDEVTVATTDLSAIPDKHLAPAIEKAAAEAQASLCLETGPLLRVAVMNLGPLRTNRLLIVIHHLAVDGVSWRILLEDLATVYGQARRRESLALPRKTTSFKEWAEQLSTYAQSEDVAKELAYWRSSHPRDRLPLDRDGGENTVASTKTVDVALNDEDTRTLLREVPEAYRTHINDVLLWALTQAVAAWTGTRRICVDLEGHGREEIGAEVDVSRTVGWFTTMFPVVLESPETSMAESLEAIKEQLRRIPRRGLGYGLLRYPMRDGGEADMRTELAALPRAEMSFNYLGQIDGIASASSPFAAASESTGPWRSPVDRRTHLLEIDGWVTAGSLRFVWSYSEHLHDRSTIESVAGAFVAALRAIVTHCRSGASDSHVRPVGAGHRSPQLIEIKRGSPTRVPLILVHRAGGTGAEYYALAAHLPPDQPVYGITAAYDAMDDSIARLSARYVETVRARIPKGPYLLGGASFGGIVAHEMARYLAERGELVEAVLLFDSELPDPTAKSRLTTEVMMQSLGLEELTPDTAEFLRNFQECEKLMITYEPTPYAADTILFRPVDRGRSLSKAPERDWAPLVEGQLTVVEADGDHLSMLQNPHVRILARQITSRIEAKRRLH from the coding sequence GTGAACCTTCAAGACATCCTCTCTCTCTCCGTCACAAACGGCGTAAAACTCTCCGTCGACGGCGAAAATCTCACCTACCGCGCGCCGAAAGGCGCGATGACCAAAGAGCTCCGCGACGCCATCGTGGCGCGCAAGAAGGACCTGATTGCCGTCCTGAAGCGGGGCGGTCTCCATGCGACCGCGTCACCGATCCCGCGCGCGACCGTCCCGGAGACAGAGCCCGCGCCGCTCTCTCCGAGTCAAAAGGGGCTCTGGCTCGTCGACCGCGTCGTCGGCCAAAGCTCGATGTACAACGTCCACATCGGTCTGCAATGGAAGGGCCTTCTCGACCGCAGAATTCTCACGTGCAGCCTCGAGGCGATCGTCTCCCGCCATACCGCACTGCGGACGACGTTCCCCGAGATCGACGGAAAGCCGTGCGCGATCACCCGACTTGAGGCGACGGTCGAACTGCCTCACGTCGATTTGCGCGATGCCTCACCCGAGCGGAGGGCGACCGAAACAGAGCGCTTGATCCGAGTCCATCGGGATACGCCCTTCGATCTGGCGCGCGGCCCGCTCCTGCGCGCGCAGGTGATCACGATCGCCGACGACGAGCACATCCTTCTCGTCACCCAGCATCACATCATCACGGACGCATGGTCTATCGGGATCTTCATGACGGAGCTCAGTCGCAATTACCACGCCTTCGCGCAAGGCGAGCTCCCGTCCCCGATCGAACCCGAGGTGCGCTATTCCGACTACGCTCGCTGGCTGGATCAGCGCCGAACCCAAGAGACTTACAAGCAATCGCTCACGTGGTGGAAAGAACACCTCCAGAAACTACCTCGACTCAAGCTGCCGTATGACCGTGCGCCGGCGGGCGTTGGAGGCGACGAAGGGGACATCCACGCCTTCTCGCTATCCCCTACCACGACATCGCGCCTCAAGGCCCTTGCCGACCGAGAGCGGTGCACGCTGTTCGCCGTGCTCCTCACCGGATGGGCGATCCTGCTGCACCGCTATGGAAGCCAGACCGACTTCCCCATTGGCACGGTCTCCGCCGGTCGCGATCGGAGCGAGCTGCGCGATCTCATCGGCCTCTTCGCTAACACCGTCGTGCTGCGGTGTGATCTGTCCGGCGATCCCACGGTCGCGGCGGCGATCGGACGCTTGCGCGACGAGGCCGAGTCGTCGCTCGAGAACGAGCTACCTTTCATCGACGTGGTGAACGCCGTCGGTGCTCCCCGAGGGCTGAGCCTCAACCCGCTCGTTCAGGCCACGCTGGTCTTCGAGAATGCCCCGGTTCTGGACGCGGGGCTCGGGTCCGACAATCGAAGGCTGCTCGTCGATCTGCTCGATGCAAGCATAAAAGGAACGGCCAAATTCGAACTCAGCCTCGTCATGAAAGAAGAGGGGGACGCCATCGGCGCGTTCATCGAATACTCGACAGCGCTGTTCGATGCCGCGACGATCGAGCGCATGGCCGGCCACCTCGCTCGGCTCTTCGACGATCTCGCGGCGCGCCCGGATACGCCGATCTCGGAGCTGTCGATCCTCTCGGACGCCGAACGCGAAAAGCTCCTCGTCGAATGGAATGCGACCTCGGCCCCGCGCGAACCGCGCTGCGTTCACGAGCTGTTCGAAGCGCAGGCGGCGCGGACGCCCGGCACGGATGCCGTCGTGTTCGGAAACGAGAGCCTCTCGTACGGCGAGCTGAATCGTCGCAGCAACCAATTGGCGCACCACCTGCGAACACTCGGCGTGGGGCCGGAGACCTTGGTCGGCATCTGCGTGGAGCGGTCGCTGGAGATGGTGATTGGCCTCCTGGGTATTCTCAAAGCCGGTGGCGCGTACGTACCGCTCGACCCCTCCTATCCGGAGGAGCGCGTGGCGTACATGCTGACCGACGCCGAGCCGACCTGCGTGCTCCGCGAGGCCGATCTCCGCGCGATCGAGCTCGAGGCGTACCCCAGCGACAACCCCGATTCCGCGGGGCATAAGCCGGAGCAGCTCGCGTACGTCATCTACACCTCGGGCTCCACTGGGCGGCCCAAGGGCGTGATGATCGAGCATCGCAACGTGGTCAACTTCTTGTGGACCATGCGCGAGGCACCGGGCATCTCCGCCGACGACGTGCTGCTCGCGGTCACGTCGCTGTCGTTCGACATCGCCGCGCTGGAAATGTTCCTGCCCCTGGTCTGCGGCGCACGCATCGTCGTCGCCACGCGCGAGGAGGCCGCCAACGCCGAGCTGTTGAAGGCGTTGCTCGAGCGCGCTGGGGTCACCATGATGCAGGCCACGCCCTCCACCTGGCGCATGCTCACCCAGGAGCCGTGGCCGTCGTTGCCGCACGCGCTCAAGGTGCTCTGCGGCGGTGAAGCGCTCCCCGTAAGCCTGGCCGAGCAGCTCCTGAAGGAGGTCCCCGAGGTGTGGAACCTCTACGGCCCGACGGAGACCACCATCTGGTCGACCCTCGCGCGCCTCACGAGCGCGGACCCGACCATCGGGCGCCCCATCGCCAACACGCAGATCTACCTGCTCGATGCCGCTCTCGAGCCGGTGCCCATCGGCGTGCCCGGGGAGCTCTACATCGGTGGCGACGGTGTGGCGCGGGGCTATCTGAACGAACCAACACTGACGTCCGAGCGCTTCCTTCGGAACCCCTTCGGGGAAGGAAAACTGTATCGGACCGGCGATTTGGGCCGTTATCTGCCCGACGGGAGCATCGAATTCCTGGGTCGCGCGGATCATCAGGTGAAGATCCGAGGTTTCCGGATCGAGCTCGGAGAGATCGAGGCAGTGCTCGGAAAGCACCCGTCGGTGAGGGACGCGGTCGTGACGGCGCGAGAAGATACGCCGGGGAACAAGCGCCTAGTGGGCTACCTCGTGTTGCGGAAAGACGCGACCGTGCCGGGGGCGGCCGATCTGCGAGACTACCTTGGGAGCAAGCTGCCGCCTTACATGATCCCGTCAGCATTCGTGTGGCTGGACACCATGCCGCTGACCACGAACGGCAAGGTCGATCGGAGTGCGTTGCCCGCACCGAATGGCCAGAGGCCGGAACAGGAGCACGACTTCGTGGCAGCCCGCACACCGGTGGAGGCGGAGCTGACGCGGATCTGGGCGGAGGTGCTCCGGCTCGATCGCGTGGGTGTCGAGGACAACTTCTTCGCCTTGGGCGGCGATTCCATCCTCGCCATTCAGGTCATCAGCAAGGCGCAGCACGCTGGACTCACCCTGTCGGTGCGGCACCTCTTCGAACACCAGACGATTGCCGGCTTGGCCACTCGGGCCGCTGGGGGCGCGCCCTGCCCGGCAGAGCAAGGCGTTGTGACCGGCCCCGTGCCATTGACGCCAATCCAGCGGTGGTACTTCGAGCAAGATCTCGCCGAACCGCATCACTACAATCAGGCGTTCATGTTCGAGGTTCGCAAGCCCCTCGACGTGGACGCACTCCAGCGCGCGATTGGCCACCTCGTGCAGCACCATGACGCGCTTAGGCTGCGCTTCGTGCGAGACGGAGCCAGCATGTCGCAGATCAACGCCGCGGCGGACGACGAGGTGACGGTCGCCACGACGGACTTGTCGGCCATCCCCGACAAGCACCTAGCACCTGCAATCGAAAAGGCCGCCGCCGAGGCTCAAGCCAGCTTGTGCCTCGAGACTGGACCGCTGCTCCGTGTCGCGGTGATGAACCTTGGACCACTGCGCACGAACCGGCTCTTGATCGTCATTCACCATCTCGCCGTGGACGGCGTCTCGTGGCGAATTCTCCTCGAAGATCTGGCAACCGTCTATGGGCAAGCGCGTCGGAGAGAAAGCCTCGCGCTGCCTCGAAAGACAACGTCGTTCAAGGAGTGGGCGGAGCAGCTGTCGACGTATGCGCAGTCGGAGGACGTGGCGAAGGAGCTCGCCTATTGGCGATCGTCTCATCCGCGTGATCGCCTTCCGTTGGACCGCGACGGCGGCGAGAACACGGTGGCTTCCACGAAAACCGTGGACGTCGCCCTCAACGACGAAGATACCCGCACCCTGCTGCGCGAGGTGCCCGAAGCCTACCGCACACACATCAACGACGTGCTGCTTTGGGCGCTGACGCAAGCGGTCGCGGCCTGGACCGGGACGCGCCGCATCTGCGTGGATTTGGAAGGCCACGGTCGCGAAGAGATCGGGGCGGAGGTCGACGTATCGCGCACGGTGGGCTGGTTTACGACGATGTTCCCCGTGGTGCTGGAGTCGCCAGAGACGTCGATGGCCGAGTCCCTCGAGGCGATCAAGGAGCAGCTACGGCGCATTCCGCGTCGCGGGCTCGGATACGGCCTATTGCGCTACCCGATGCGGGATGGTGGCGAGGCAGACATGCGCACGGAGCTCGCCGCCCTTCCGCGAGCGGAGATGAGCTTCAACTACCTCGGCCAAATCGATGGGATCGCGTCCGCCTCGTCGCCGTTCGCTGCGGCGAGCGAGTCGACCGGCCCATGGAGAAGCCCTGTCGACCGGAGGACGCATCTGCTGGAGATCGACGGGTGGGTCACCGCGGGGAGCCTCCGATTCGTCTGGTCCTACAGCGAGCACCTCCACGACCGATCGACGATCGAGAGCGTCGCCGGCGCATTCGTGGCCGCACTGCGAGCGATCGTCACGCATTGCCGTTCGGGCGCCTCGGACAGCCACGTGCGCCCGGTCGGCGCCGGCCACCGCTCGCCCCAGCTCATCGAGATCAAGCGAGGCAGCCCGACGCGCGTGCCGCTGATCCTCGTTCACCGAGCCGGAGGCACGGGCGCCGAATATTATGCCCTCGCGGCGCACCTCCCGCCCGATCAACCCGTCTATGGGATAACCGCGGCCTATGACGCGATGGACGATTCCATCGCGCGCCTTTCGGCGCGCTACGTCGAAACGGTGCGCGCGCGTATTCCGAAGGGTCCTTATCTCCTCGGCGGCGCATCGTTCGGTGGAATCGTGGCGCACGAGATGGCGCGATATCTGGCGGAACGCGGCGAGCTGGTCGAAGCCGTTCTCTTGTTCGACAGCGAGCTTCCCGATCCGACGGCGAAGTCTCGGCTGACGACCGAGGTCATGATGCAGTCGCTCGGCTTGGAAGAGCTCACGCCCGACACTGCGGAGTTTCTCCGCAACTTCCAGGAGTGCGAGAAGCTGATGATCACGTACGAGCCCACGCCGTACGCGGCAGACACGATCCTCTTCCGCCCCGTGGACAGGGGGCGGTCCTTGTCGAAGGCCCCCGAGCGGGATTGGGCGCCGCTCGTCGAAGGACAACTTACAGTCGTCGAGGCCGACGGGGATCACCTATCGATGCTCCAGAATCCTCACGTTCGGATTTTGGCCAGACAAATCACATCGAGGATTGAAGCCAAGCGTCGCTTGCACTGA
- a CDS encoding zinc-binding dehydrogenase — MRLETFTLPPISPDEVLVRPIYGCWEGNMDHALRRSPVDICTLRGEDAVVIGNAGVVRVVEVGENVSTLQPGDDCIVFCNGTWDAHGYPVRILGYDAPGTVGVLAKTTKMHHRQLVPIPKESRASLKQWAAFSLRYVTAWANWRVAYACWKSQMDGSPPKDQFVCAWGGGVALAELSLARAMGCSVAMVTSKASRLALLSELGIDPIDRSGWSDASFEKEFLKAVEAKSGGLGVSIFVDNLGIAYKTALKALARQGVITTSGWKHGATFANSRAMECIGRHIHVHTHYARYEEGVESVRFAHENGWLPPVPEEAYPWDRIPELAEEYAHGRLDSYFPIFTVNEDLLE; from the coding sequence TTGCGCCTCGAGACCTTCACCTTGCCGCCCATTTCCCCCGACGAGGTGCTCGTCCGGCCGATCTACGGCTGCTGGGAGGGAAATATGGATCACGCGCTGCGAAGGAGTCCGGTGGACATTTGCACCCTTCGCGGCGAAGACGCCGTCGTCATCGGCAATGCTGGCGTGGTTCGGGTCGTCGAGGTTGGCGAGAACGTATCGACCCTTCAGCCCGGCGATGACTGCATCGTCTTTTGCAACGGGACGTGGGATGCCCACGGATATCCCGTGCGCATTCTTGGTTACGACGCACCGGGAACGGTGGGCGTGCTCGCCAAGACGACCAAGATGCACCACCGGCAGCTCGTTCCCATCCCGAAGGAGTCGCGCGCTTCCTTGAAGCAATGGGCCGCCTTCTCCCTACGCTACGTGACGGCATGGGCCAACTGGCGCGTGGCGTACGCCTGCTGGAAATCGCAGATGGATGGCTCGCCGCCGAAGGACCAGTTCGTGTGTGCATGGGGTGGCGGCGTCGCGCTCGCCGAGCTCTCGCTCGCCCGGGCGATGGGCTGCTCGGTGGCCATGGTCACGTCGAAGGCAAGCCGGCTCGCGCTCCTGAGCGAGCTGGGAATCGACCCCATCGACCGCAGCGGATGGTCCGACGCGAGCTTCGAGAAGGAGTTCTTGAAAGCCGTCGAGGCGAAAAGCGGCGGCCTCGGGGTATCCATCTTCGTGGACAATCTCGGTATCGCGTACAAGACAGCGCTCAAAGCGCTGGCGCGGCAAGGGGTGATCACCACCTCGGGCTGGAAGCACGGCGCCACGTTTGCGAACTCGCGCGCCATGGAATGCATCGGCCGCCACATTCACGTGCATACGCATTACGCACGCTACGAAGAGGGCGTCGAGTCCGTCCGGTTTGCCCACGAGAACGGGTGGCTCCCGCCGGTTCCCGAGGAGGCATACCCTTGGGATCGGATTCCCGAACTGGCGGAAGAATATGCGCACGGGCGTCTTGATTCGTATTTTCCCATTTTTACCGTCAACGAGGACCTTCTCGAATGA
- a CDS encoding ketoacyl-ACP synthase III, with amino-acid sequence MNAPKDRARIVAIGTHIPSRRISNVERAPAFKIDPTFLENKIGVLERSIKDESEAASDLCVKAFHDLTEKTPIDLGSIKLACVVTQNPDRRVPHTAAIVHQKLGLEKSCATFDISQGCAGYTHGLAITTALLETLAPGKALLFTCDPYSTIVDPNDKGTALIFGDAASVSVLSKDEPGYALIDSDFGTAPNSYECLIHDGQRLNMDGRQVFSHAAREVPQSIQRVLERNGLSTREVDRFLLHPGSKYIIDFLRGALGLDATKVPFEIERYGNTVSSSIPILLKENLRRNRDARVVLSGFGVGFSWGTNLIELQP; translated from the coding sequence ATGAACGCACCGAAAGACCGCGCGCGCATCGTCGCCATTGGCACGCACATTCCGTCGCGCCGAATCTCGAACGTCGAACGGGCGCCTGCATTCAAAATAGACCCGACATTCCTCGAGAACAAAATCGGCGTACTGGAGCGATCCATCAAAGACGAATCGGAGGCCGCGAGCGACCTTTGCGTCAAGGCGTTCCACGACCTGACCGAGAAGACTCCCATCGATCTCGGCTCGATCAAGCTCGCGTGCGTGGTCACCCAGAATCCGGACCGCAGGGTCCCGCACACCGCCGCCATCGTTCATCAAAAGCTCGGACTCGAAAAGTCCTGCGCGACGTTCGACATTTCCCAAGGGTGCGCGGGCTATACGCACGGGCTCGCGATCACCACGGCCCTTCTCGAGACGCTGGCCCCGGGCAAAGCGCTGCTTTTCACCTGCGATCCTTATTCGACCATCGTGGACCCGAACGACAAAGGAACGGCGCTCATCTTCGGAGATGCGGCGTCCGTTTCGGTTCTCTCCAAGGACGAACCGGGGTACGCCCTGATCGATTCGGACTTCGGCACGGCCCCCAATAGCTACGAGTGCCTGATCCACGACGGCCAACGGCTGAACATGGATGGGCGCCAAGTCTTCTCTCATGCCGCCCGCGAGGTGCCGCAAAGCATCCAGCGCGTGCTCGAGCGAAATGGCCTCAGCACCCGCGAGGTCGACCGGTTTCTTCTGCACCCCGGGTCCAAATACATCATCGACTTTCTGCGCGGGGCGCTGGGGCTCGATGCGACGAAGGTCCCGTTCGAGATCGAGAGGTACGGCAACACCGTATCGTCGTCCATACCTATCTTGCTGAAGGAAAACCTGCGCCGGAACCGGGACGCAAGAGTCGTATTGAGCGGATTCGGGGTCGGTTTCTCGTGGGGAACCAATTTGATCGAGTTGCAACCATGA
- a CDS encoding FkbM family methyltransferase encodes MSTRSIAFMFPGLGDHHVGMGLELYRTLPVFREQIDRCAAFLEPELGVDIRTLMHPQSAPPPLPASAGKKLDLRRMLGRDGRAPTPEESRLNETRNAHPALFVLEYALAKQWQAWGAEPEAMIGYSLGEYVAACLAGVLSLEDSLTLVARRALLVESLPAGAMLAVMLSEAQLEPLLGGHVSLSAVNGPEFCVASGSPEAVQELQTRLRDRGAAFRRVQSSHAFHSNMMEPIAGRVTDLVRGFARHAPKIPYVSNVTGTWITAAQATDPAYWAAHLCRPVRFAEGLGALTSQALLEVGPGQTLSSLVSPAPARIVVPSMRHALDPESDTSVLQKATARLDGLEKESTAKRPFTKTEQELAAIWQAVLKCEAPALDAHFFQLGGNSLQATRLLDRLSKTFRVRLPLRRIYEVPTLELMAAALDAPRSGSFPTRSSASPKSVNGSLFRLPNGLSIAHQNEAETRHFYDDIFAHRSYVKHGIRIPDGGCVLDVGGNIGLFTVFAHTEAKNVRIFTFEPAPPLFEIIQRNVAQHGIRATVFNVGLSNLECEAPFTFYPHSAGMSSFHPNEAEERHNLQTIIENQRRSGDAAVDQIGEHASELLDVRFAATTFDAKLRRLSDVLREQNIERVDLMKVDVQKCELEVIEGIDDADWPKFSQIVLEAHDEGGRVGKLVELFERRGFSVIAEQDALYVGTNIFNIYAIRKGS; translated from the coding sequence ATGAGTACGAGATCCATCGCGTTCATGTTCCCCGGCCTCGGCGATCACCATGTCGGCATGGGGCTCGAGCTGTATCGCACGCTCCCCGTTTTCCGTGAGCAGATCGATCGCTGCGCCGCGTTCCTCGAGCCCGAACTCGGCGTCGATATCCGCACGCTCATGCATCCACAGAGTGCGCCGCCGCCGCTGCCAGCTAGCGCGGGCAAGAAGCTCGATCTTCGAAGGATGCTCGGGCGCGACGGCCGCGCACCGACCCCCGAGGAGAGCCGGCTCAATGAAACGCGGAATGCGCACCCCGCGCTCTTCGTCCTCGAATACGCACTGGCCAAGCAATGGCAAGCGTGGGGTGCAGAGCCGGAGGCCATGATCGGGTATAGCCTCGGGGAATACGTCGCCGCGTGCCTCGCGGGCGTGCTCTCGCTCGAAGACTCGCTCACCCTGGTGGCCCGGCGCGCGCTCCTGGTCGAGTCCCTCCCGGCGGGCGCCATGCTCGCGGTCATGCTCTCCGAAGCGCAGCTCGAGCCGCTTCTCGGCGGACACGTGTCGCTTTCGGCGGTCAATGGTCCGGAGTTTTGCGTCGCATCGGGCTCACCCGAGGCCGTGCAGGAACTTCAAACGCGCCTGCGCGATCGCGGTGCGGCGTTCCGGCGCGTCCAATCGTCGCATGCCTTCCACTCCAACATGATGGAGCCCATCGCCGGACGCGTCACCGATCTGGTGCGGGGATTCGCGCGTCACGCTCCGAAGATCCCCTACGTCTCCAACGTCACCGGCACATGGATTACGGCCGCGCAAGCCACGGATCCCGCCTACTGGGCCGCGCATCTCTGCCGCCCCGTGCGCTTCGCCGAGGGCCTCGGTGCGTTGACGTCGCAGGCCCTGCTCGAAGTCGGCCCCGGACAGACCTTGAGCAGCCTCGTCTCCCCCGCCCCGGCACGCATCGTCGTTCCTTCGATGCGCCACGCCTTGGATCCAGAGTCCGATACGTCGGTGCTCCAGAAGGCCACCGCGCGTCTCGACGGGCTCGAAAAGGAATCAACGGCGAAGCGGCCCTTCACGAAGACGGAGCAGGAGCTCGCCGCCATTTGGCAGGCTGTATTGAAATGCGAGGCCCCCGCCCTCGATGCACACTTTTTTCAATTGGGCGGCAACTCACTGCAGGCCACCCGGCTTCTCGATCGTCTCTCCAAAACCTTCCGCGTTCGACTCCCGCTCCGGCGCATCTACGAAGTGCCAACCCTCGAGCTCATGGCCGCGGCCCTCGACGCCCCGCGCAGTGGGTCGTTCCCCACTCGGTCGTCCGCCTCGCCCAAATCCGTGAATGGCTCGCTTTTCCGGCTGCCCAATGGCTTGTCGATCGCGCACCAGAACGAAGCCGAGACGCGGCATTTCTACGACGATATCTTCGCCCATCGGTCCTACGTCAAACACGGCATTCGAATCCCCGATGGCGGTTGCGTGCTCGACGTCGGAGGCAACATTGGCCTCTTTACGGTGTTTGCCCACACCGAAGCGAAGAACGTCCGCATCTTCACCTTCGAACCCGCACCACCGCTGTTCGAGATCATCCAGCGCAACGTCGCCCAACATGGGATCCGAGCCACCGTATTCAATGTTGGATTGTCCAATCTCGAGTGCGAAGCTCCGTTCACCTTCTATCCGCACAGCGCCGGCATGTCGTCGTTCCACCCGAACGAAGCGGAAGAACGGCACAACCTCCAGACCATCATCGAGAATCAACGCCGGAGTGGCGACGCCGCGGTGGACCAGATCGGCGAACACGCGAGCGAGCTTCTGGACGTGCGCTTTGCCGCCACGACCTTCGACGCTAAGCTGCGCCGATTGAGCGACGTCCTGCGCGAGCAGAACATCGAGCGCGTGGACCTGATGAAGGTCGACGTGCAAAAGTGCGAGCTCGAGGTCATCGAAGGCATCGACGATGCCGACTGGCCGAAATTCTCGCAGATCGTCCTCGAAGCCCACGACGAGGGCGGTCGCGTCGGCAAGCTCGTCGAACTGTTCGAGCGCCGCGGCTTCTCGGTGATCGCCGAGCAGGACGCACTGTACGTGGGAACCAACATTTTCAACATTTACGCCATTCGCAAAGGATCGTGA